In the genome of Aspergillus luchuensis IFO 4308 DNA, chromosome 2, nearly complete sequence, one region contains:
- a CDS encoding uncharacterized protein (COG:S;~EggNog:ENOG410QEIF), giving the protein MASQQGRAIFFRDLSLIPPKGTTQADRIPDDLPDTIPGLPFLLRGWSDFPKWEFQVRLVLENLGLQDLVDRDLPRPEENHKNFVRWHSCSQRLQIWLTRQLSDEVMEAFVSSVDDRDFADEAYKVIRRIVLGHGVVRCQNVAYKLVRMTRADYSTAEQYIEDFKNIYKLAKQLQCGLPPFTASLLMLREIFHDIPTWVTMIEQAMPADAGSAYTDIDFFTLCRNAIEQSQR; this is encoded by the coding sequence ATGGCTTCCCAACAGGGACGcgcgatcttcttcagggaTTTATCGCTTATTCCTCCAAAGGGAACCACGCAAGCGGACAGAATACCCGATGATCTACCTGATACTATTCCCGGCTTGCCATTTCTACTGAGAGGATGGTCCGACTTCCCAAAATGGGAGTTTCAGGTCCGACTGGTACTTGAAAACCTTGGCTTGCAGGACCTTGTCGACCGTGACCTTCCGCGCCCGGAAGAAAACCATAAAAACTTCGTCAGATGGCATAGCTGCTCACAACGCCTGCAGATATGGCTGACTAGGCAGCTATCTGATGAAGTTATGGAAGCATTTGTGTCATCTGTCGACGACAGGGATTTTGCCGATGAAGCATACAAAGTGATAAGGAGGATTGTACTGGGGCACGGCGTCGTAAGATGTCAGAACGTCGCGTACAAACTAGTCAGAATGACGCGTGCCGATTATTCAACCGCGGAGCAGTACATTGAAGATTTCAAAAACATCTACAAACTCGCCAAGCAACTCCAGTGCGGCCTACCTCCGTTTACTGCTTCACTCTTGATGCTCAGAGAGATCTTTCATGACATTCCTACCTGGGTGACAATGATAGAACAAGCGATGCCTGCCGACGCGGGGAGCGCCTATACAGACATTGATTTCTTCACTCTTTGCAGGAACGCGATCGAACAAAGCCAGAGGTGA
- a CDS encoding uncharacterized protein (COG:G;~EggNog:ENOG410PV9J;~InterPro:IPR020846,IPR011701,IPR036259;~PFAM:PF07690;~TransMembrane:11 (n4-17c25/26o35-53i65-82o94-112i124-147o153-173i243-266o286-304i338-358o370-389i401-424o430-451i);~go_function: GO:0022857 - transmembrane transporter activity [Evidence IEA];~go_process: GO:0055085 - transmembrane transport [Evidence IEA]), with the protein MNICFYVFIGNLYAAGLSTGFASLAQDFHVGFDTLTGLVAWPVFALGISNLFWMPTAMCIGKRPVILISMIVFLAGCTWSIKTSTFKDLLASRIMASFGAGSIEALGPSIIADLFSERYFATAMALFALSLCAGSQVGPMIAGFVIGDKGWRWFFVVCVILGAVNFLASILFLPETTFRRCFAEDGNGNAAEVEKKVEQTVEQRENEPSPRNYWKDLISFRDRGLEPEGLKCWPGQFSLPFRFLCVPIALFATIAYGIFLSGIVLISAISPQFLSAPPYHLSSSAIGVYTLSSFLGIVLGYPIAGPLTDLLSRLVATHRRNTTTTINNTHHPKDRMPALIVPFLIAPPGLILFAYAIAREKSLYVSATGYAMQAAALVFVPSVTMSYIMDVYPQSGSEAMVLINAGKNVVAFGVTVSGAGWVGREGIVRVFWELAAVQWVVLALVVPLYVFDGVVRRFAGRFV; encoded by the exons ATGAACATTTGCTTCTATGTCTTCATCGGAAACCTATACGCGGCAGGCCTCTCCACAGGTTTTGCTTCATTGGCCCAGGACTTCCACGTCGGATTCGACACGCTTACTGGCCTTGTCGCCTGGCCTGTATTCGCACTCGGAATTTCCAACCTCTTTTGGATGCCGACAGCAATGTGCATCGGTAAGCGGCCAGTGATCTTGATCTCCATGATAGTCTTCCTAGCTGGATGCACATGGAGCATCAAAACAAGCACTTTCAAAGATCTACTAGCCTCTAGAATCATGGCTTCATTTG GGGCTGGGTCTATCGAGGCTCTTGGACCGTCTATTATCGCTG ATCTCTTCTCGGAGCGGTATTTTGCAACCGCCATGGCTCTCTTCGCCTTGTCGCTTTGCGCTGGATCTCAAGTCGGCCCTATGATTGCCGGTTTTGTTATCGGCGACAAAGGCTGGAGATGGTTCTTCGTCGTTTGCGTGATCCTCGGTGCAGTCAACTTCTTGGCTTCGATCCTCTTCTTGCCTGAAACAACCTTCCGGCGTTGCTTTGCCGAAGATGGGAATGGCAATGCCGCTGAAGTCGAAAAGAAGGTGGAACAAACTGTCGAACAGAGAGAGAACGAACCTTCTCCAAGGAATTACTGGAAGGATCTAATCTCGTTTAGAGATCGTGGTCTCGAGCCTGAAGGACTGAAATGCTGGCCTGGGCAATTTTCCCTCCCGTTTCGGTTCCTTTGTGTGCCGATTGCTTTATTTGCGACGATCGCCTATGGCATTTTTCTTTCGGG AATCGTcctcatctccgccatcagCCCCCAATTCCTCTCAGCACCACCATACCAcctttcctcctcagcaATCGGCGTTTAcacactctcctccttcctcggcaTCGTATTAGGCTACCCCATCGCCGGTCCCTTAACCGATCTCCTCTCCAGATTGGTCGCCACTCACAGAAGaaacactaccaccactatcaacaacacccaccacccaaaaGACCGCATGCCCGCACTCATCGTCCCCTTCCTGATCGCACCTCCAGGCTTGATCCTCTTCGCGTACGCAATCGCAAGAGAGAAATCGTTATATGTCTCTGCCACCGGATACGCCATGCAGGCAGCAGCTCTTGTCTTCGTTCCATCAGTCACCATGTCTTATATCATGGATGTATATCCGCAGTCCGGAAGCGAGGCCATGGTGCTTATCAATGCGGGTAAAAATGTCGTTGCGTTCGGGGTGACGGTCTCGGGTGCCGGCTGGGTGGGGCGTGAGGGCATTGTCAGGGTTTTTTGGGAGTTGGCTGCTGTGCAGTGGGTGGTTTTGGCGTTGGTGGTGCcgttgtatgtttttgatGGTGTTGTGAGGAGATTTGCGGGGCGGTTCGTTTAG
- a CDS encoding sugar porter family MFS transporter (COG:G;~EggNog:ENOG410PFEN;~InterPro:IPR005829,IPR005828,IPR003663,IPR036259, IPR020846;~PFAM:PF00083,PF07690;~TransMembrane:8 (i75-98o104-124i160-179o191-214i347-367o373-400i412-434o440-461i);~go_component: GO:0016020 - membrane [Evidence IEA];~go_component: GO:0016021 - integral component of membrane [Evidence IEA];~go_function: GO:0022857 - transmembrane transporter activity [Evidence IEA];~go_process: GO:0055085 - transmembrane transport [Evidence IEA]), producing the protein MARSYLGLTGGKLQIAISVIAGMDFLLFGYDQGVTGGLLTLDSFIKYFPTIATNGEYYESLTRAQQSTQSTRQGVVVAAYNLGCFAGSIPTIWIGNMLGRRKTIFVGSFIMCIGALLQCTSYQLGQFIVGRLVTGFGNGMNTSTVPTWQSECCKSNHRGMLVMIEGAMITCGITISYWIDFGLLFADPNEVAWRFPLAFQIFFALIILVFVLPLPESPRWLILKGREDEARTVLRSLLGDADETFIETEFTAIKATVLEMAKGSFRDMFTMTEDRHFHRVVLAYVNQMFQQISGINLITYYIPVVLENQLGMTLENSRLISACNGTEYFLASWIAVFTIEHFGRRTLMLFGAAGMSISMIILAVTASIGSNGANIACIVFLFVFNTFFAIGWLGMTWLYPAEVVPLRIRAPANALATSSNWIFNFLVVMITPVAFDNIGYQTYIIFAVINAFIFPVVLFFYPETARRSLEEMDRIFRKTTSVFNVVKIANEEPHMYGKHGELLRTLDDVEDDAVRRASVLSHRAKDMEKDSDENTNSVKA; encoded by the exons ATGGCGCGGTCATACTTGGGCCTCACAGGAGGCAAGCTGCAAATCGCTATCAGTGTCATCGCTGGTATGGATTTCTTGCTGTTCGGTTACGATCAAGGTGTCACTGGCGGTCTCTTGACCCTCGATTCGTTCATAAAATATTTCCCAACTATCGCGACCAACGGTGAATACTATGAGAGCTTGACTCGCGCGCAACAAAGTACCCAGTCGACTCGCCAAG GTGTCGTCGTCGCTGCGTACAATTTGGGTTGCTTTGCTGGATCGATTCCCACAATCTGGATTGGTAATATGCTCGGTCGACGCAAGACGATCTTCGTGGGTTCGTTTATTATGTGTATCGGAGCTTTGCTGCAATGTACCTCCTACCAACTCGGGCAATTCATCGTTGGACGCTTGGTTACTGGTTTCG GAAACGGAATGAACACCTCTACCGTGCCTACCTGGCAGTCAGAGTGCTGTAAATCCAACCATCGTGGAATGCTTGTCATGATAGAAGGTGCCATGATTACTTGCGGTATCACCATCAGTTACTGGATTGATTTCGGTCTGCTATTCGCCGATCCAAATGAGGTGGCATGGCGATTCCCGCTGGCCTTCCAGATTTTCTTTGCCCTCATTATCCTGGTTTTCGTTTTGCCCCTTCCTGAGTCGCCCCGTTGGCTAATCCTTAAGGGCCGCGAGGACGAAGCAAGGACTGTCCTGCGGTCACTCTTGGGTGACGCTGACGAGACCTTCATTGAGACGGAATTCACGGCTATCAAGGCTACAGTCTTGGAGATGGCCAAGGGTTCGTTCCGTGACATGTTCACTATGACCGAGGACCGCCACTTCCACCGTGTGGTCTTAGCCTACGTCAACCAAATGTTCCAACAGATTTCGGGTATCAACCTGATTACATACTACATCCCCGTTGTGCTGGAGAACCAGTTGGGTATGACCCTCGAAAATTCCCGCTTGATCTCAGCCTGCAACGGAACGGAATACTTCCTCGCTTCATGGATTGCCGTGTTCACCATTGAGCATTTTGGACGCCGGACACTGATGCTTTTTGGCGCCGCGGGAATGTCGATATCTATGATCATTCTTGCCGTCACTGCTAGCATCGGTAGCAACGGAGCCAATATCGCTTGCATCGTCTTCTTATTCGTATTCAATACTTTCTTCGCcattggctggctgggtatGACCTGGCTGTATCCCGCTGAAGTCGTGCCGCTGCGGATTCGTGCTCCGGCCAACGCGCTGGCGACGTCATCGAACTGgatcttcaacttcctggTGGTCATGATCACGCCTGTGGCTTTTGACAACATCGGTTACCAGACCTACATTATCTTTGCGGTTAT TAACGCCTTTATCTTCCCAGTGgtgctcttcttctacccGGAGACGGCCCGTCGATCCCTGGAGGAAATGGACCGCATTTTCCGCAAAACGACCAGTGTCTTCAACGTTGTCAAGATTGCCAACGAGGAGCCTCACATGTACGGCAAGCATGGTGAGCTCCTACGTACGCTCGATGACGTGGAAGACGATGCTGTCCGTCGCGCCAGCGTGCTGAGCCACCGGGCAAAGGATATGGAGAAGGACAGTGACGAAAACACCAACAGCGTGAAGGCATAA
- a CDS encoding putative MFS transporter (COG:G;~EggNog:ENOG410PH49;~InterPro:IPR020846,IPR011701,IPR036259;~PFAM:PF07690;~TransMembrane:12 (i56-74o94-113i133-152o158-179i191-209o221-243i308-330o342-360i372-392o404-424i436-459o479-499i);~go_function: GO:0022857 - transmembrane transporter activity [Evidence IEA];~go_process: GO:0055085 - transmembrane transport [Evidence IEA]), protein MSLMEAPSQAHEPGKDLSAEDIQERSLSSHDGDAEPNNEPDVEDIERIYRKLDFRIIPAFWVLYFLCAAVRSNVSLAQTMNTDAGHDLGSVLNATPHQISTGLALFYVCYVVFDLPSNLIMTRLSPHVWMSRIVISVGVIGSCMAAMKAAWSLYLLRLLLGIVIAGMWPGMTYYLTLFYPPSRTGKRIGQYYTAAQVSAAVVGLVSAGFQEMDGERGMVGFQWMFLVYGVITIAVGIVLLWWLPDRPLAPGVEPPHRKYLWWFPRSPPALTGRDAEIHYHDLKRVYHRAQWTWMDLARVFMDWRLWPLLIMYFGVVGVGIGVQSYATVIIEAINPSLSGIDLSLLSAPIWIMDLIAIVLVTPFSDRFHRHRALFFSIPVLLQILGLLLTTYAGTDTNSWPRYGGLLIVGFGLGPTVPITMTWTAEVFQGRHGEVGVATASAVVSGWGNLGSILTTYALYSGWKSDYEAPGRAKYRKSNLVMVGILCASILAAVLMQVLVRVIDGKKGGEQEQDKIVDGAARREARQRGLDGLGKGMFKFWKKAR, encoded by the exons ATGTCCCTGATGGAAGCGCCATCCCAGGCCCACGAGCCGGGAAAGGACCTGAGCGCAGAGGATATCCAAGAGCGTTCATTGAGCAGTCATGACGGCGACGCAGAACCGAACAACGAGCCCGATGTTGAGGATATCGAGCGCATCTACAG AAAATTGGACTTCCGTATCATCCCCGCATTCTGGGTTCTCTACTTCCTTTGCGCGGCAGTGCGCTCCAATGTCAGTCTTGCGCAAACCATGAATACCGACGCTGGTCACGATCTCGGCTCCGTCCTCAACGCTACTCCCCACCAAATCTCTACGGGTCTGGCGCTGTTCTACGTGTGCTACGTCGTATTCGACCTGCCGTCCAACCTCATAATGACCCGACTGAGCCCGCACGTATGGATGAGTCGCATCGTCATCAGTGTCGGTGTCATTGGCAGTTGCATGGCCGCCATGAAAGCCGCATGGAGTCTATA cctcctccgtctccttctAGGAATTGTCATCGCGGGCATGTGGCCCGGCATGACCTACTACCTGACACTCTTCTACCCCCCATCGCGCACCGGCAAGCGCATCGGCCAATACTACACCGCAGCGCAAGTCTCCGCCGCAGTCGTCGGTCTGGTATCAGCCGGATTTCAAGAAATGGACGGTGAGCGCGGCATGGTCGGCTTCCAATGGATGTTCCTCGTCTACGGCGTAATCACCATCGCCGTCGGCATCGTCCTCCTCTGGTGGCTACCGGACCGACCCCTCGCCCCGGGCGTTGAACCCCCACACCGCAAATACCTCTGGTGGTTCCCACGCAGTCCTCCAGCCCTCACAGGCCGAGACGCCGAAATCCACTACCACGATCTCAAGCGCGTATACCACCGCGCGCAATGGACCTGGATGGACCTCGCCCGCGTATTCATGGACTGGCGCCTCTGGCCCCTCCTGATCATGTACTTCGGCGTCGTGGGCGTAGGCATCGGCGTCCAAAGCTACGCGACGGTAATCATCGAAGCAATCAACCCCTCCCTCAGCGGAATCGACCTGAGTCTTCTCTCCGCTCCGATCTGGATC ATGGACCTCATAGCCATCGTCCTCGTAACCCCCTTCTCAGACCGCTTCCACCGGCACCgcgccctcttcttctccatcccagtcctcctccaaatcctcggcctcctcctAACGACCTACGCCGGAACCGACACCAACTCCTGGCCGCGCTACGGCGGCCTCCTAATCGTCGGCTTCGGACTGGGCCCCACCGTGCCCATCACCATGACCTGGACCGCGGAGGTATTCCAAGGCCGCCACGGCGAGGTCGGCGTGGCCACTGCGTCGGCGGTAGTCTCCGGATGGGGTAATCTGGGGAGTATATTGACGACGTATGCGCTGTATTCCGGGTGGAAGAGCGATTACGAGGCGCCGGGCAGGGCCAAGTATCGGAAGAGTAATCTGGTCATGGTGGGGATTTTGTGTGCGAGCATTTTGGCGGCGGTGTTGATGCAGGTTCTTGTCAGGGTGATTGATGGGAAGAAGGGtggggagcaggagcaggataAGATTGTGGATGgggcggcgaggagggaggcGAGGCAGAGGGGGTTGGATGGCTTGGGGAAGGGAATGTTTAAGTTTTGGAAGAAGGCGCGGTGA
- the glnA gene encoding glutamate--ammonia ligase (BUSCO:EOG09262MXH;~COG:E;~EggNog:ENOG410PI17;~InterPro:IPR014746,IPR036651,IPR008147,IPR008146, IPR027302,IPR027303;~PFAM:PF03951;~go_function: GO:0003824 - catalytic activity [Evidence IEA];~go_function: GO:0004356 - glutamate-ammonia ligase activity [Evidence IEA];~go_process: GO:0006542 - glutamine biosynthetic process [Evidence IEA];~go_process: GO:0006807 - nitrogen compound metabolic process [Evidence IEA]) codes for MSSGEATVISNTENLMKYMSLDQRGTVQAEYIWIDAVGGCRSKTKTLSKPVTSVDELPEWNFDGSSTGQAPGDNSDVYLRPVAIFPDPFRRGDNILVLCETWDSDGTPNKYNHRHEANRLMEIHAKEEWWFGLEQEYTLLGTDGWPYGWPRGGFPGAQGPYYCGVGTGKVYCRDIVEAHYRACLYAGIKISGINAEVMPSQWEYQVGPCDGIEMGDHLWMSRFLLHRVAEEFGVKISFDPKPIKGDWNGAGLHTNVSSASMRAEGGMKVIEAAMKKLEARHVEHIAVYGEGNEERLTGRHETGNIDKFSYGVADRGGSIRIPRQVAKDGKGYFEDRRPASNACPYQITGIIVETLMGGN; via the exons ATG TCTTCCGGTGAAGCAACCGTCATCTCCAACACGGAGAAT CTCATGAAGTACATGTCCCTCGACCAGCGAGGTACCGTCCAGGCTGAGTACATCTGGATTGACGCTGTCGGTGGCTGCCGTAGCAAGACCAAG ACTCTTTCCAAGCCTGTCACATCGGTCGATGAGCTCCCCGAATGGAACTTTGACGGTTCATCAACGGGTCAGGCCCCCGGTGACAACTCCGATGTCTACCTGCGCCCCGTCGCTATCTTCCCCGATCCCTTCCGCCGTGGTGAcaacatcctcgtcctctgtGAGACCTGGGACTCCGATGGAACCCCCAACAAGTACAACCACCGCCACGAGGCCAACCGTCTGATGGAGATCCACGCCAAGGAAGAATGGTGGTTCGGTCTGGAGCAAGAATACACCCTCCTCGGCACTGATGGCTGGCCTTACGGATGGCCCCGTGGTGGTTTCCCCGGTGCCCAGGGTCCTTACTACTGTGGTGTTGGTACCGGCAAGGTCTACTGCCGTGACATCGTCGAGGCTCACTACCGTGCTTGCTTGTACGCCGGTATCAAGATCTCCGGTATCAACGCTGAGGTCATGCCTTCCCAGTGGGAGTACCAGGTCGGTCCTTGCGACGGCATTGAGA TGGGTGACCACCTGTGGATGTCCcgtttcctcctccaccgtgtCGCTGAAGAGTTTGGTGTCAAGATCTCCTTCGACCCCAAGCCCATTAAGGGTGACTGGAACGGAGCCGGTCTCCACACCAACGTCTCTTCCGCTTCGATGCGTGCTGAGGGTGGTATGAAGGTCATTGAGGCCGccatgaagaagctcgaAGCCCGCCATGTTGAGCACATTGCCGTCTATGGTGAGGGTAACGAGGAGCGTCTCACTGGTCGCCATGAGACCGGTAACATCGACAAGTTCAGCTATGGTGTTGCCGACCGTGGTGGCTCCATCCGTATTCCCCGCCAGGTCGCCAAGGATGGCAAGGGTTACTTCGAGGACCGTCGTCCCGCCAGTAACGCCTGCCCCTACCAGATCACCGGTATTATCGTTGAGACA CTCATGGGTGGCAACTAA